A region of Necator americanus strain Aroian chromosome I, whole genome shotgun sequence DNA encodes the following proteins:
- a CDS encoding hypothetical protein (NECATOR_CHRI.G757.T1) yields the protein MATDCVLADLHALLGAAERIKFHLIILQETKCRGSDVRQIKDSTPVIREEKFSSRNVGNELEEVIPNEKSFYKFVVGDFNTKLGKATEEEYRIGRFRLGDRNENGNHLAGLLSDARLFHGDSLFMKKDHRRWTWELLNGATRAEIDHILTNRRWCLLDSSVVPSFCSGSDHRLLRAKIRLSHTMEKNICYRQRRRKEVVYDDCVLKDSLSQGDWHIEEDPNMDYEMLLRGLRTCAERASKPRTHDGTRTSPIIPTGEAPPQILPSEVRVAIKSMKPGTAPGPDFISAEFLRAGGQPLHAILAAHMTSYRHCLDEAQPQEQAGFRQALDHIQTVTRVIEVCREYRLPLVLTFVDYEKAFDSVETNAILSALVDQGADASYVRTLANCYYRCTTRIQLFHRPLTIPIGKEVRQGDTTSPKLFTAALQWIMELLS from the exons atggcgactg actgtgtacttgctgacctgcatgcccttcttgGAGcagcagagcgtatcaaatttcacctgATTattctgcaggagaccaagtgcagagggagcgacgtacgacagataaAGGACAGTACTCCCGTCATTCGTGAAGAGAAGTTttcgtcgcgaaatgtaggcaat gagctggaggaagtaatcccCAACGAGAAGtctttctacaaattcgttgtcggagacttcaacacaaaactaggaaaggccacagaagaggaatacaggattggaagatttagactaggggaccggaatgaaaatggcaatcatCTCGCCGGACTGTTGTCCgacgctcgcctctttcatggggactctcttttcatgaagaaagatcatcgtcggtggacatgggaattgctcaatggcgcgactcgtgcggagatcgaccacatactcaccaaccggaggtggtgtctacttgactcctcagtagtaccatccttttgtagtggttctgatcaccgactccttcgtgcgaaaatacgactaagccacacgatggaaaagaacatctgctatcggcaacgaaggagaaaagaagtcgtctacgacgattgcgtactcaaggactccttgtcccaaggtgactggcacatcgaggaggacccaaatatggactacgagatgctgctcagaggattgcgaacctgtgctgagcgtgcctcgaagccgcgcacgcacgacgggactcgcacgtc cccaatcattcccactggtgaagctccaccacagattctcccttcggaagtacgagtcgctatcaagagcatgaaacctggcacagctcCCGGACCTGATTTCATATCAGCAGaatttcttcgggctggtggccaacCGCTTCATgcaatcttagcagcgcacatgacatcctacc gacactgcctggatgaagcccagcctcaagaacaagctggattccgccaggccttggaccacatccagaccgtgacgagagtcatagaggtttgccgggaataccgcctgccccttgttttaactttcgtcgactatgagaaagcctttgacagcgtagaaacaaatgcaatattgtcagcgctggtcgatcaaggtgcggacgcgtcgtatgtgaggacattagccaattgctactatcgatgcacgactaggatacagcttttccaccgccctctcaccatacccattggaaaggaggtacgacaaggcgatactacgtcgccgaagctgttcacggctgcattgcaatggataatggaaTTACTTTCCTga